Genomic window (Chryseobacterium bernardetii):
TATTTCGATTCTTTTTCCGGCTCTCATCCTGAACTCATCAATAGAGTTATCCAGGATTTCTTTAAGCAAAATGTAAATACCGTCATCGGCAGAGGACCCGTCACCAAGCTTCCCGATGTACATGCCGGGACGCAGACGGATATGTTCCTGCCAATCGAGGGTTCTGATATTCTCTTCGGAGTAGGTTGGATTTATTTCTTGTGACATATATGATTTCAGCAAACATACAAAAGTACAAAATTGTCCAAAATTATCCGAATTTTAGTCTTCATTTTTTTATCAACATTCTACCTGAAATCAGGATTTATGATAGAAAAAAGTAGACTTAATTGCATGAAAAATAAAAAGCAAATGTTTGTATTCCGACATTTGCTTCTTAAATTATTGTTTAGCGCTTTCCAGCTTGCCGATCATATTTTTCAGCATAACCGGAACAATGAGTTGATGAAAAGGACGTACCGGCAAAAAATACAATACTCCCAGCCAGTTATGGAACTTTACTGTAGTAGAAATCGTTAAAGAATTCTCATCCTGCCCTCCCTGATTTTTATCAAACAACAGGGAAACCCTGAAATCCAGATGCTTATCATCTTCACCAAGAACAATCTCATTGCTGGTTTTGTTAAAGACCTTAAAAATGCCCACCTGATCCCCTACTTCACAGCTAAAATCATTGGCTTCTTTCTCTGCATTTGTTTCTGTACCTGTTTTCAAACCAAACAATCCAACTACCTTGTTTCTGAAAGCAAACATTTTCTTCCCCCACTTGGGTCCGCTCGTAAAAAAGGCCTTCCCGATTTGGGTAATATCGAAATTCTGTCCGTTTCCAACCACTCCGCCTTCAAAACTATCTACATAATCAAACTTTTCTTTCCCCTGGTACAAAATAGATTTTGCCGGAAACTCAATCTTTTTAATTTTCATTGTCATTGGTTTTAAATTATTTTTAGCATAACAAATGTAAGCATCACAAAGCATATTTAAAAGCAAAAATTGTATTTTTTTAAACAAATGTTTAACATTATTTTGATAGCTAAAAAAGATGAAAAGAGGTTGAAAGAAAAGCTTTTGAATTAAACAAACCTGCTTAAGTGAACTCAAATGTTTTAAAATAAAAGCTTTTGTGGCTTTATAGCTTTGTGGTGCCGTAAAGTTTAAACAGCCCTAATATTTAAATGAGCAGTGTTTTAAATAATTCATTAAATTCGGTATCACAAAAATCTGTTTTATGATACAACTTCCTTTATCGAAACTTTCCAATGTAGGAACTACTATTTTCAGCCAAATGACGCAGCTTGCCAATGAAAATGAGGCTATTAATCTCTCCCAGGGATTCCCAGATTTCATGCCGGATCCAGAATTGTTAAACAACGTAGATCATTTTGTGAAAAAAGGGTTTAACCAATATGCACCTCTAGGCGGAATGATTGGCTTAAAGGAAGAAATTGCAAGAAAAATTGAAAACAGCCATCAAAGCATTTATCATCCTGATGCTGAAATTACAGTTACTGCAGGTGGAACCCAAGCTATTTTTACAGCTATTGCCGCTTTTATCAAAAAAGATGATGAAGTCATTATTTTTGAACCTGCTTATGACTGTTATGAACCTACCGTTGAGCTATTTGGTGGTATTGTAAAACGATTTGAAATGAAAGCACCGGATTATCAAATCGACTGGACTGTTGTAAAAAGCCTGATTAGCGATAAAACCAAGATGATTATCCTTAATAATCCGAACAACCCATCAGGAAAAATCTTAAAAGAAAAAGATATCAATGAGCTTATTGAACTGGTAAAAGACACTTCTATTCTTATTTTAAGCGATGAAGTGTATGAGAATATTGTCTTTGATGGAAAACAGCATTTAAGCATCTGTAAATATCCCGAATTGAAAGAAAGAAGTTTGCTGGTTGCTTCATTCGGAAAGCTTTTCCATGTGACAGGCTGGAAAGTTGGATATTGTGCTGCTCCAAAGGCTTTAACAGATGAGTTCAGAAAAGTACATCAGTTCAATGTTTTTTGTGTTAATACCCCTGTTCAGCTTGCTTTGGCAGAGTATATGAAAAATGATGAACATTATATTCATCTTAATCAGTTCTTCCAGGAGAAAAGAGATTTCCTGAGAAAAGGACTTTCAGGAACTTCGTTTGACCTTTTGGATTGTGAGGGAACATACTTCCAGGCTGTAAAATACTCTAAGATCTCAGATAAAAATGATTTTGATTTCGCCAGTGAGCTGACGGTTAATCATAAGGTGGCAAGTGTTCCGTTTTCATCATTCTATAAAAACAAACTGAATGAAAATGTGATCAGACTGTGTTTTGCCAAGAAACAGGAAACACTTGAAAAAGCTTTAGAGAATCTTTCAAAAATATAACAGTAAGATCCAAAAATATTTTATTAACCATCATTAAAAACTTATTTTCAAGAATAAATAAGAAAAAATATGTTTATATTTTTC
Coding sequences:
- a CDS encoding DUF2867 domain-containing protein; translated protein: MKIKKIEFPAKSILYQGKEKFDYVDSFEGGVVGNGQNFDITQIGKAFFTSGPKWGKKMFAFRNKVVGLFGLKTGTETNAEKEANDFSCEVGDQVGIFKVFNKTSNEIVLGEDDKHLDFRVSLLFDKNQGGQDENSLTISTTVKFHNWLGVLYFLPVRPFHQLIVPVMLKNMIGKLESAKQ
- a CDS encoding methionine aminotransferase; the encoded protein is MIQLPLSKLSNVGTTIFSQMTQLANENEAINLSQGFPDFMPDPELLNNVDHFVKKGFNQYAPLGGMIGLKEEIARKIENSHQSIYHPDAEITVTAGGTQAIFTAIAAFIKKDDEVIIFEPAYDCYEPTVELFGGIVKRFEMKAPDYQIDWTVVKSLISDKTKMIILNNPNNPSGKILKEKDINELIELVKDTSILILSDEVYENIVFDGKQHLSICKYPELKERSLLVASFGKLFHVTGWKVGYCAAPKALTDEFRKVHQFNVFCVNTPVQLALAEYMKNDEHYIHLNQFFQEKRDFLRKGLSGTSFDLLDCEGTYFQAVKYSKISDKNDFDFASELTVNHKVASVPFSSFYKNKLNENVIRLCFAKKQETLEKALENLSKI